From Candidatus Hydrogenedentota bacterium, one genomic window encodes:
- a CDS encoding molecular chaperone DnaJ (chaperone Hsp40; co-chaperone with DnaK; Participates actively in the response to hyperosmotic and heat shock by preventing the aggregation of stress-denatured proteins and by disaggregating proteins, also in an autonomous, dnaK-independent fashion): DLRLRGYGLPDLRGYQQGDQIVRVVVETPVKLSRRQRELLEELTTVSNSKNYPQQASFAEKSRRSS; the protein is encoded by the coding sequence CCGACCTGCGCCTGCGCGGCTATGGCCTGCCCGACCTGCGCGGCTACCAGCAAGGCGACCAAATCGTGCGCGTCGTGGTCGAGACTCCCGTCAAACTCAGCCGGCGCCAGCGCGAACTGCTCGAAGAGCTGACTACCGTTTCGAACAGCAAGAATTACCCGCAGCAGGCTTCCTTCGCGGAGAAGTCGCGGCG